In Cydia splendana chromosome 3, ilCydSple1.2, whole genome shotgun sequence, one DNA window encodes the following:
- the LOC134806827 gene encoding ets DNA-binding protein pokkuri — protein MKVVSLQLPSGPSMERLPLPFSPTELLWRYPLPWAPPPPSPLGDAKAQLPAGLPPEPRLWTREDVAVFLKWCEREFDLPNFDMDLFQMNGKALCLLTKTDLGERCPGAGDVLHNVLQMLVRDAALLGRVPSSPVTPTARGPYPPSPHSHPPTPTWTMDGFHHFHSAAAAAAQPNSVTLSPAPSVDSSGSPQRGETMSYAPSYVPSTTAVVQNASSGSNHSDSDEEAQFTPQPRSPKEVPMANSSSQNHQAQQHSHYRAQHREFFPSDMPESNTNGRLLWDFLQQLLNDPTQRYTNYIAWKNRETGVFKIVDPAGLAKLWGIQKNHLSMNYDKMSRALRYYYRVNILRKVQGERHCYQFLRNPIELKNIKNISLLRQQMSPTRVAPQPVVKTEMKEERCEEDPADEDMPTDLSMAASEPWRKRARPEPISAPAPHEKHRISALIGESMLLKRESEYTPEHYALNLKSEKCEQ, from the exons ATGAAAGTGGTCAGTTTGCAACTACCTTCCGGGCCGAGCATGGAGCGGCTTCCGCTGCCATTCAGCCCGACGGAACTATTGTGGCGGTACCCGTTGCCGTGGGCGCCGCCGCCTCCATCGCCTCTTGGTGACGCAAAGGCCCAGCTGCCCGCTGGTCTCCCCCCAGAACCCCGTCTCTGGACCAGAGAAGACGTCGCCGTTTTCCTCAAATGGTGTGAAAGGGAATTTGATCTACCAAACTTTGATATGGATCTTTTTCAAATGAATG GCAAAGCGTTATGTCTCCTTACCAAAACGGATCTCGGGGAACGCTGTCCGGGGGCTGGTGACGTTTTACACAATGTTTTACAAATGCTGGTGCGAGATGCTGCGCTTTTGGGGAGAGTGCCGTCGTCCCCGGTGACACCGACGGCGCGCGGCCCTTACCCGCCGTCGCCGCACTCCCACCCTCCGACTCCAACGTGGACCATGGATGGCTTCCATCACTTCCATAGCGCTGCTGCGGCCGCCGCGCAGCCCAACTCGGTAACATTGAGCCCTGCACCATCCGTCGACAGTTCAGGAAGTCCCCAAAGAGGAGAAACAATGAGCTATGCGCCATCATATGTACCATCTACGACAGCTGTGGTTCAGAACGCAAGCTCTGGAAGCAATCATTCTGATTCAGATGAAGAAGCTCAATTTACGCCCCAACCACGTTCGCCAAAGGAAGTTCCAATGGCGAATTCATCTTCACAAAACCACCAAGCGCAACAGCACTCGCACTATCGCGCTCAACATAGAGAATTCTTTCCGAGTGATATGCCAGAATCTAACACAA ATGGAAGACTCTTATGGGACTTCCTCCAACAACTGCTTAATGACCCAACCCAGCGATACACAAACTACATCGCATGGAAGAACCGAGAAACTGGTGTTTTCAAGATCGTCGACCCTGCTGGCTTGGCAAAACTATGGGGGATTCAGAAAAACCATCTTTCAATGAACTACGACAAGATGTCCCGCGCTCTGAGATACTACTACCGTGTAAATATTTTACGGAAAGTGCAGGGTGAACGACACTGCTACCAGTTCTTGAGGAACCCGATTGAACTGAAGAACATAAAAAATATCTCGCTCTTGAGGCAACAAATGAGCCCAACCCGTGTAGCCCCGCAGCCTGTAGTAAAGACAGAAATGAAGGAAGAACGCTGTGAAGAAGATCCCGCGGACGAGGATATGCCAACCGACTTGAGCATGGCCGCGTCAGAGCCGTGGCGGAAACGCGCGCGCCCCGAACCCATCTCTGCGCCCGCGCCGCACGAAAAACATCGCATCAGTGCCCTCATCGGAGAGAGCATGCTACTCAAACGAGAATCCGAATATACTCCTGAACATTATGCGCTAAATCTCAAAAGTGAAAAATGTGAACAATGA